GCAATTATTCGTCTGTCAAAACATTGGGATAAAAAGATTCCAGTTGATCTATTTCACCTCACCTTGAGAACATCAGAGGTAAACAAAAACACTTTAGATTGCTATGTTTGTTTTTGTCTTCTTCCTGAATTGCTTATTGATTGCCTATTTTTATGATGCATGCAGGCTAGATTTCCTCAAGTTAGGAAACTATTTCTCAAAAAAGTACATCAGTACATAAAGAATAGGAGTTTGGATCCCAAATATGTTTGTGCTTTCTTGTTAGATTTCAGATCACAGAAACCTATTCGGGAAGaggtatttaaaatttaaaagttacCCTTTGATGAATCCATTTCAAGTTTCTTATAGATGAAAGAACATTGCTGTTTCTTGCTTTGAATCTTTCACTGATATCTGGAATTGTAACTTTGATAGGAAAATCAAAGTCTTAGTGAAATCCTTGAGATGTGTGAGCAATGGAAGAAGGCCAATGGGAATTCCTCAGTGTACATTCTTCCCTACTTGATCCATGCACTTGCTCATCATCCTTCATGTCCAAACATTGATGAATGCAAAGATGTCAAAGCATATGAACCTATATTCAGGTAATTTAGGGCTCCAAATGGGATTCTTTAAACTATTCATGTAAATGCAACTATGGCATTCTTTACCATGCTGGAAATTAAGTAAACTCAAAATTTGATGATACAGTGATAAaaggttttcttttcttttattttttgtaCAGGaagttgtatatatatttttctaaATTAGCAGCAGGAAATGAAGATGGCAAGCCTGGAGTAGGGCTAAAACAGGAAGATGTAATTTCGATAATTTCTGTTCTTCGAACTATCAAGTTCTCAAAAGATGCTGTAGATACAAACATGTCAAAGGTATAATTTCCTCTTATTTGTGTAACTCAAAGCAATATGTTAACTAAAATATGTACATAGATATACTAATAATAGTCACCAACAAGAAAAAAAGATGCTTGAAAAATCTGTATTTTCGTTTTAGATTTCTAAAGTTGTTTGCATTTTCAGAACTCGTATgcaatctgtgatctttgcttgatAATCATCAAACGGTTGGCTCAAAAACATGAAGATCTTTATGAATCGGTTGTGCCTCTTACTTTGCCTGATGAGTTGTATACACCACACAagaaaaaggaagaggaaaaaGAATACGAGAACAAAGAAGATGAGATAGAAGAGGTTAACAAAGAAGATGAGACGATAGAAGAAATTAACAAAGCTGAGAAAAAAGAAGATGAGAAGATTGAAGAAAATAACAAAGATGAGAAAAAGGAAGAAGAAGTTAACAAAGAAGATGAGAAGATGGAAGAAGAGAAcaaagatgagaaagaagaagaagttaaCCTAGAAGAAGAGAAAAAAGAAGATGAGAAGATGGAAGAAGATAGCAAAGATGAGAAAAAAGAAGAAGCAATTAACAAAGAAGATGAGAAGATGGAAGAAGATAATAAAGATGAGACAAAAGAAGAGGTAAGTAACAAAGAAGAAGAGAATAAAGATGAGAAGATGGAAGTAGATAACAAAGAGCAGAAAAAAGAAGAAATTAACAAAGAAGATGAAAAAAAAGAGGAAACTAGCAAAGAAGATGAGAAGATGGAAGAAGATAACAAAGATGAGAAGATGGAAGAAGGTAGCAAACATGAAACAAAAGAAGAAGCAATTAACAAAGAAGATGAGAAAATGGAAGAAGATAGCAAAGATGAGAAAAAAGAAGAAGTAATTAACAAAGAAGAGAAAAAAGAAGACGAGAAGATGGAAGAAGGTAGCAAACATGAGACAAAAGAAGAAGCAATTAACAAAGAAGATGAGAAGATGGAAGAAGATAACAAAGATGAGAAAAAGGAAGAAGAAATTAACAAAGAAGATGAGAAGATGGAAGAAGATGATAAAGGTGAGAAAAAAGTAGAAAACATTAACAAAGAAGATCAGAAGATAGAAGAAGATAAAAAAGATGAGAACAAAGAACATAAGAAAATAGAAGACGAGAAGAAAGAAGATAAGACAAAAGAAGATGAGAAGATAGAAGAAGATAATAAAGATGAGAAAAAAGAAGATGAGAACAAAGATGACGAGAAAAAAGAAGAGGTTAGCACAGAGGTGAGTGTTTCTACGATTATTTTCCCTATTTTTGTAGTTTAAAAGAGGAAATGTTGATTTTGTCAGATTATTATGCAAATATTGATGCATACAATTATACAAATTCAGTTGGTATTATTTAATGATGTCAACAGGTGACAGAAGGTCGGACATGGTTGGCTGATGAGAGTGTTTTTGCACACTTTGAGTCCTTTATCTTGGAAGCTAATGGCAATGTATGTtcttatggcctttttctttTGGATTAAATCCATCTGTTTATTACAGCAGCAtactttcattttctttttcttattatagcattctactttaaaCAATCTATCCAGTTATAACAATATCATCCAAATACAACGTAATTTCAATTTCCACTTgatagatttttcaaaaaaattgagAGTACAATGCTATAAGTGGATAGATATTTCAAAGTATGTTGCCAATTTTCTTTTGCTATAAGTTATTAAATTTACAGAAGAAGTTGTAATTGCTTACATACTAAAAGATGGTAACATTTAtgtacttattattattattattcttgaaATCTCTCAACAGATTTCATCAAAAGTCAATGAGGATGATATCATGAAGGATAGTGAAACAGATGGAAACGAGATTCCTTTAGGAAAAGTGTTGAAACGTTTAAAAGCCAAAGGATCCAAGTCAAGAAAGGAAGTGAAAAACGGGTCCACACCCAAACCCAAGCCCAAACCCACTGTTGAAACTGaaaataataatgttgatatcATGGGAATGTTGAGAGAAATAAATTCAGATAATTTGGGTGTATCTGTATCAACAACAAAATTTGATTCAAGCAATGGCCATGGTGAAATTAAAACAGAAGCAGATTTAAAAAGGAAAGGAATCCCTGAGGATCTAACCAATGTCCCTGTACCCAAGCGTAGGAGGTCAACAACTTCTGCAAAAGGGCATAAAAGGTCATCTTTTATAACCAGTGGAATGAAGGGTGGGCCCACTTTCAGTAATAAAAtggatgatggtgatggtgatgatgatgaagatgatgatggacACAGTGATTCAGACGATAAAGTTAGTTTGGATAGAGGTGTTATACATAAAGAAGAGGCCATGATTACTGATGAAGTTGATTTGGAGGTAACCTTTTTTCACTTTCGGTGAggagggtatttacgtctttttgagttttgagaaccctgtattttttttatttctcttatGCAGAAGCCTAAAACGCCTGTGGATATTCAGAAATCTGGGAATCTCAGGAAGCGAAAACGAAGAAGGGTTTCACGATTAGTAAAGGTTAGAATTGCTTTTTAATCTACTATTTATCTTTATTTCTTTTCACTATAAgttcaattttaattttaattttttttgttcttcttAGTGCACTGCGGATGCAACCGAATTTAAAACCAAAGACTTAATTGGAAGACGCATCAAAGTTTGGTGGCCTATGGACAAGGAGTaagtttctttttcaatttttaataaaaagtttTATGAAAATGTGATCACTTTTTCCTTTAAGAAATGTTATTAATGCATGATTTACAGGTTTTATGAGGGCTTAGTGAAGTCTTATGATCATGAAAACAACAAACATGTGGTGAGATTCCTTGTTTTTGAGTTAATTTGTCTCATTTGACTTGTTAATCCGTGGTCAAAATAGTTGATTTAAATGGTTTCATGTTTGTGCTTTCTCATCATATCTAACAATCGTATCATGTTGAAGGTATTATATGATGATGGAGATATTGAAGTGCTATGTTTGGATAAGGAAAGGTGGAAACTTGTTAAGAGTGGGCACAAACTTGCAGAGGTATGATTCCTTGTTTGTTTGGTTGGATGGAATGGAATGATGAAAGGAATGGAATGGAAATAGTAATGGAATAAGCGCAAGGTAATGGAATGAATCATGACATtccattatcttgtttggttggCTTGTAGAAAAGAAATGAATTTTCATATGAAAAGTAACAAAATGAAAGGAATGACATTCCTTCAAAACCAGTCTATTCCATTCCATCAGCTAAAacaaacaacatttttcattccattccattccttccCTGATTCCATTCTACCAAACACTACGATTGATTTCTAATGATGTTTCACTCACCCTATTTACAGAGGAAGCTCATGACATATAGTCCACCCCCAAAAGAAGGGTAAGTCACTATTTGAACCTTCAACTCATGATCTCATATTTCAACTTGTAATAAAACAAATactaattttatttttagttaataaCATACATTTAAGGATTTCACATGCTCTTAAGTCTTTTAACCTTTTCATTTCTATTTTCCAGAACTTCTAAGAAGCTTAAGTCATCGGGTAGCTCCAAGCAAACAAAGGAATCAACTGACATGTGAGTAGGATATATAATATTTAcataatttgattaattttttttttttataaaatttatttatgGAAATATGTTGTAATGGTAGATCACCATCATCTATGGTAAGAGGCAAAAGAACCCCAAGACAGAATTTGAACCAAGGGCAAAAAGGGGTATCACAAAGAAGTGCATATTTGGAAATTCGCAGAAGCAAAGATCCTGATGCATCCATGCCTGATATCATATCATCTAAAATCGACAATTTGGATGCAGTTGAAGGTACGACATGGATCCTCCATGTTTCTTGAGTAAATATGGaacgagggtattttggtctttttgtGAAATATGTTTCTTTACTTGTTCAGCAGGTGCAGAGAATTCAGACAAGTTAGAAAAGTCAAGATCCAAGGAGAACCAAACAACAGGAGATGCAGAGAGCAGCTCAAACGATTCCATGTCTTCTCATAAAAACGAACCTAGTTCTGTGCAGAAAGAAACCAAAAATGACGATTCTGCCCCTAGTGAGACACATGGATCAGATTCAGAAGAAAGTGGCGAGTCAACAGATGTACAAACACCAGATGGAAAAGAATCATCAACTTATGATGATTCTGACATGGCAGGATTCACAGATGACGAACCTCTTGTAATCAATCCATCTTTTCTcatattcccaaaatacccctatacCCATTTTTAGAATATTGATTAATTTTTGTGAATGCAGGGTGTGTGGAAGGCTCGAGTTGGGAAATCTGTTGAAGGCAAATAAGTGGTGTATCTTGTTCAGTTAGGGGAGATGAGAAAACAAACAACTATTTTACATGAAATGGTTACTACACCAATAATATAAAATGGGTACTCAATGGTTACATGTGAAAAGTGTGATATGTAGAACCTTTGAAACCATGGTAGGTGTTGTGTTGAAAGTGTATGTGTAGAATGAATGAATGATTAATTGTGTTGATTATTATTTGTAGGTTTTGTAATTTTAAGTGCAACAGCAATAGTTGACAAGTGAAATGTAACTTGTATTGTTTGATTGTAGTTGGTAGATTAATTAGCTTAATTGGTTATGTTATTATGTACACACATTATGGTGTTATATCATcaaacatattttatttttagACAAAAGTAAAGAATGGCTAGTGTGCATGCAACTGTGTGGATTGGGTTTTTTATATGCTTCCtacattttatttttcatatatcTGTTGAGCCATGACGTAGTTGTAATATAATAAGTTTTCTTTGCTTTTTCTTCAAACTTCATAagcttttctttcttttcttttcttacttTTTTTCCCCTTTCTCTAAAGATATGGTAGAATTAGGGATCATAATCATGTCGTCTTTGAATTGGTGTGTTAGAAAATTCGTTCTGGATTTGATCTATataaatatttgttttgt
The genomic region above belongs to Lactuca sativa cultivar Salinas chromosome 4, Lsat_Salinas_v11, whole genome shotgun sequence and contains:
- the LOC111886215 gene encoding sister chromatid cohesion protein PDS5 homolog A isoform X2, with product MAENLQNQLKEVGSKLENPPASKDDLIKLLSQATESLSELDQSPPKALLDSMQPLLNAIVKPELLKHEDKEVSLLVAICTCEITRITAPEAPYDDDVLKDIFHLYVSTFNGLRDTKDPSFERRVIVLDTVAKYRSFVVMLDLECDDLINEMFKTFFTVARDEHHETVITAMETIMAVLLEESEEIEEDLLSIILSTLGRDKKDITAAARMLAMNVIKQSAGILEPGIKKFILSSMSGDNSSSNPQIDYHEVIYDIYRCAPQVLSKIVPNLKRELLTDKIDLRLKAVKLVGDLFSIKGSSIPQTFHPIFLEFLKKFNDKVVQVRMSVVEYAKLCLLSDPLRTEAPQLLASLSDKLSDDDESIRKQVVAVISDVASLDLSSISPETIKLLAEHLEDKSVLVKNYTLERLSDIYRTWCLKKIGGLNVNHDYDWIPGRILRSFFDKDFGPNTIEHILSSSLFPVELSVKDKVKNWVKLFSKFDKVEVNALEMILEERQRLQLELRKYLSIRETYKDSDASELQKKTTVCIRFMSHCLADPIKAEADFQILNQLKDDNIWKILTTLVDPNTSSLQSRSLRDELLKIIDEKHPLYELLSTLFIKSSYIIFDKDFVKNLLLETEQQKSDGNKLLIQSCMNLLVILSSFSPLLLSGIEEDLVHLLEDYDDEAIKDGVLHVLAKTGETIREQLGDSSSRLDLILERICLEGSRKQAKYAVHALVAITKDDVVKSLSVLYKRLVNGLEKRTNLPSVLQSLGCIAQIAMPVFETQESKIEEFIRKNILSCNHKPVNKAKKSWDNKSGLCSLKIFGIKTLVKSYLPVKDAHLRVGIDELLKDLHNILSFGEISKDVESSSVDKAHLKLASAKAIIRLSKHWDKKIPVDLFHLTLRTSEARFPQVRKLFLKKVHQYIKNRSLDPKYVCAFLLDFRSQKPIREEENQSLSEILEMCEQWKKANGNSSVYILPYLIHALAHHPSCPNIDECKDVKAYEPIFRKLYIYFSKLAAGNEDGKPGVGLKQEDVISIISVLRTIKFSKDAVDTNMSKNSYAICDLCLIIIKRLAQKHEDLYESVVPLTLPDELYTPHKKKEEEKEYENKEDEIEEVNKEDETIEEINKAEKKEDEKIEENNKDEKKEEEVNKEDEKMEEENKDEKEEEVNLEEEKKEDEKMEEDSKDEKKEEAINKEDEKMEEDNKDETKEEVSNKEEENKDEKMEVDNKEQKKEEINKEDEKKEETSKEDEKMEEDNKDEKMEEGSKHETKEEAINKEDEKMEEDSKDEKKEEVINKEEKKEDEKMEEGSKHETKEEAINKEDEKMEEDNKDEKKEEEINKEDEKMEEDDKGEKKVENINKEDQKIEEDKKDENKEHKKIEDEKKEDKTKEDEKIEEDNKDEKKEDENKDDEKKEEVSTEVTEGRTWLADESVFAHFESFILEANGNISSKVNEDDIMKDSETDGNEIPLGKVLKRLKAKGSKSRKEVKNGSTPKPKPKPTVETENNNVDIMGMLREINSDNLGVSVSTTKFDSSNGHGEIKTEADLKRKGIPEDLTNVPVPKRRRSTTSAKGHKRSSFITSGMKGGPTFSNKMDDGDGDDDEDDDGHSDSDDKVSLDRGVIHKEEAMITDEVDLEKPKTPVDIQKSGNLRKRKRRRVSRLVKCTADATEFKTKDLIGRRIKVWWPMDKEFYEGLVKSYDHENNKHVVLYDDGDIEVLCLDKERWKLVKSGHKLAERKLMTYSPPPKEGTSKKLKSSGSSKQTKESTDISPSSMVRGKRTPRQNLNQGQKGVSQRSAYLEIRRSKDPDASMPDIISSKIDNLDAVEGAENSDKLEKSRSKENQTTGDAESSSNDSMSSHKNEPSSVQKETKNDDSAPSETHGSDSEESGESTDVQTPDGKESSTYDDSDMAGFTDDEPLGVWKARVGKSVEGK
- the LOC111886215 gene encoding sister chromatid cohesion protein PDS5 homolog A isoform X3; the encoded protein is MAENLQNQLKEVGSKLENPPASKDDLIKLLSQATESLSELDQSPPKALLDSMQPLLNAIVKPELLKHEDKEVSLLVAICTCEITRITAPEAPYDDDVLKDIFHLYVSTFNGLRDTKDPSFERRVIVLDTVAKYRSFVVMLDLECDDLINEMFKTFFTVARDEHHETVITAMETIMAVLLEESEEIEEDLLSIILSTLGRDKKDITAAARMLAMNVIKQSAGILEPGIKKFILSSMSGDNSSSNPQIDYHEVIYDIYRCAPQVLSKIVPNLKRELLTDKIDLRLKAVKLVGDLFSIKGSSIPQTFHPIFLEFLKKFNDKVVQVRMSVVEYAKLCLLSDPLRTEAPQLLASLSDKLSDDDESIRKQVVAVISDVASLDLSSISPETIKLLAEHLEDKSVLVKNYTLERLSDIYRTWCLKKIGGLNVNHDYDWIPGRILRSFFDKDFGPNTIEHILSSSLFPVELSVKDKVKNWVKLFSKFDKVEVNALEMILEERQRLQLELRKYLSIRETYKDSDASELQKKTTVCIRFMSHCLADPIKAEADFQILNQLKDDNIWKILTTLVDPNTSSLQSRSLRDELLKIIDEKHPLYELLSTLFIKSSYIIFDKDFVKNLLLETEQQKSDGNKLLIQSCMNLLVILSSFSPLLLSGIEEDLVHLLEDYDDEAIKDGVLHVLAKTGETIREQLGDSSRLDLILERICLEGSRKQAKYAVHALVAITKDDVVKSLSVLYKRLVNGLEKRTNLPSVLQSLGCIAQIAMPVFETQESKIEEFIRKNILSCNHKPVNKAKKSWDNKSGLCSLKIFGIKTLVKSYLPVKDAHLRVGIDELLKDLHNILSFGEISKDVESSSVDKAHLKLASAKAIIRLSKHWDKKIPVDLFHLTLRTSEARFPQVRKLFLKKVHQYIKNRSLDPKYVCAFLLDFRSQKPIREEENQSLSEILEMCEQWKKANGNSSVYILPYLIHALAHHPSCPNIDECKDVKAYEPIFRKLYIYFSKLAAGNEDGKPGVGLKQEDVISIISVLRTIKFSKDAVDTNMSKNSYAICDLCLIIIKRLAQKHEDLYESVVPLTLPDELYTPHKKKEEEKEYENKEDEIEEVNKEDETIEEINKAEKKEDEKIEENNKDEKKEEEVNKEDEKMEEENKDEKEEEVNLEEEKKEDEKMEEDSKDEKKEEAINKEDEKMEEDNKDETKEEVSNKEEENKDEKMEVDNKEQKKEEINKEDEKKEETSKEDEKMEEDNKDEKMEEGSKHETKEEAINKEDEKMEEDSKDEKKEEVINKEEKKEDEKMEEGSKHETKEEAINKEDEKMEEDNKDEKKEEEINKEDEKMEEDDKGEKKVENINKEDQKIEEDKKDENKEHKKIEDEKKEDKTKEDEKIEEDNKDEKKEDENKDDEKKEEVSTEVTEGRTWLADESVFAHFESFILEANGNISSKVNEDDIMKDSETDGNEIPLGKVLKRLKAKGSKSRKEVKNGSTPKPKPKPTVETENNNVDIMGMLREINSDNLGVSVSTTKFDSSNGHGEIKTEADLKRKGIPEDLTNVPVPKRRRSTTSAKGHKRSSFITSGMKGGPTFSNKMDDGDGDDDEDDDGHSDSDDKVSLDRGVIHKEEAMITDEVDLEKPKTPVDIQKSGNLRKRKRRRVSRLVKCTADATEFKTKDLIGRRIKVWWPMDKEFYEGLVKSYDHENNKHVVLYDDGDIEVLCLDKERWKLVKSGHKLAERKLMTYSPPPKEGTSKKLKSSGSSKQTKESTDISPSSMVRGKRTPRQNLNQGQKGVSQRSAYLEIRRSKDPDASMPDIISSKIDNLDAVEAGAENSDKLEKSRSKENQTTGDAESSSNDSMSSHKNEPSSVQKETKNDDSAPSETHGSDSEESGESTDVQTPDGKESSTYDDSDMAGFTDDEPLGVWKARVGKSVEGK
- the LOC111886215 gene encoding sister chromatid cohesion protein PDS5 homolog A isoform X1, whose amino-acid sequence is MAENLQNQLKEVGSKLENPPASKDDLIKLLSQATESLSELDQSPPKALLDSMQPLLNAIVKPELLKHEDKEVSLLVAICTCEITRITAPEAPYDDDVLKDIFHLYVSTFNGLRDTKDPSFERRVIVLDTVAKYRSFVVMLDLECDDLINEMFKTFFTVARDEHHETVITAMETIMAVLLEESEEIEEDLLSIILSTLGRDKKDITAAARMLAMNVIKQSAGILEPGIKKFILSSMSGDNSSSNPQIDYHEVIYDIYRCAPQVLSKIVPNLKRELLTDKIDLRLKAVKLVGDLFSIKGSSIPQTFHPIFLEFLKKFNDKVVQVRMSVVEYAKLCLLSDPLRTEAPQLLASLSDKLSDDDESIRKQVVAVISDVASLDLSSISPETIKLLAEHLEDKSVLVKNYTLERLSDIYRTWCLKKIGGLNVNHDYDWIPGRILRSFFDKDFGPNTIEHILSSSLFPVELSVKDKVKNWVKLFSKFDKVEVNALEMILEERQRLQLELRKYLSIRETYKDSDASELQKKTTVCIRFMSHCLADPIKAEADFQILNQLKDDNIWKILTTLVDPNTSSLQSRSLRDELLKIIDEKHPLYELLSTLFIKSSYIIFDKDFVKNLLLETEQQKSDGNKLLIQSCMNLLVILSSFSPLLLSGIEEDLVHLLEDYDDEAIKDGVLHVLAKTGETIREQLGDSSSRLDLILERICLEGSRKQAKYAVHALVAITKDDVVKSLSVLYKRLVNGLEKRTNLPSVLQSLGCIAQIAMPVFETQESKIEEFIRKNILSCNHKPVNKAKKSWDNKSGLCSLKIFGIKTLVKSYLPVKDAHLRVGIDELLKDLHNILSFGEISKDVESSSVDKAHLKLASAKAIIRLSKHWDKKIPVDLFHLTLRTSEARFPQVRKLFLKKVHQYIKNRSLDPKYVCAFLLDFRSQKPIREEENQSLSEILEMCEQWKKANGNSSVYILPYLIHALAHHPSCPNIDECKDVKAYEPIFRKLYIYFSKLAAGNEDGKPGVGLKQEDVISIISVLRTIKFSKDAVDTNMSKNSYAICDLCLIIIKRLAQKHEDLYESVVPLTLPDELYTPHKKKEEEKEYENKEDEIEEVNKEDETIEEINKAEKKEDEKIEENNKDEKKEEEVNKEDEKMEEENKDEKEEEVNLEEEKKEDEKMEEDSKDEKKEEAINKEDEKMEEDNKDETKEEVSNKEEENKDEKMEVDNKEQKKEEINKEDEKKEETSKEDEKMEEDNKDEKMEEGSKHETKEEAINKEDEKMEEDSKDEKKEEVINKEEKKEDEKMEEGSKHETKEEAINKEDEKMEEDNKDEKKEEEINKEDEKMEEDDKGEKKVENINKEDQKIEEDKKDENKEHKKIEDEKKEDKTKEDEKIEEDNKDEKKEDENKDDEKKEEVSTEVTEGRTWLADESVFAHFESFILEANGNISSKVNEDDIMKDSETDGNEIPLGKVLKRLKAKGSKSRKEVKNGSTPKPKPKPTVETENNNVDIMGMLREINSDNLGVSVSTTKFDSSNGHGEIKTEADLKRKGIPEDLTNVPVPKRRRSTTSAKGHKRSSFITSGMKGGPTFSNKMDDGDGDDDEDDDGHSDSDDKVSLDRGVIHKEEAMITDEVDLEKPKTPVDIQKSGNLRKRKRRRVSRLVKCTADATEFKTKDLIGRRIKVWWPMDKEFYEGLVKSYDHENNKHVVLYDDGDIEVLCLDKERWKLVKSGHKLAERKLMTYSPPPKEGTSKKLKSSGSSKQTKESTDISPSSMVRGKRTPRQNLNQGQKGVSQRSAYLEIRRSKDPDASMPDIISSKIDNLDAVEAGAENSDKLEKSRSKENQTTGDAESSSNDSMSSHKNEPSSVQKETKNDDSAPSETHGSDSEESGESTDVQTPDGKESSTYDDSDMAGFTDDEPLGVWKARVGKSVEGK